The DNA segment ATAGTTCATGTGTAAAATCAGGAGTCAGATTGGTTGGAAGACGTGAGGACAGGGTAGCAGTAAAAGGGAAGAGCAAAGCAAATTTCACTGACATAATACAGTGTCTATTCCACAACacatgaaataataaaacttgCAGCTAGAAATAgactaaaggaaaatataattagtGCCCAAGAGCAGCTGAGGCAAACCGTAGAGGGAAAATGGGAGTTCATTCACACAGTACAATTTCTGGTGATTAATTTCAGTGGATAAATTACCTGGCGTGCCTCCCTGGGGTTTTTCTTTAgttgagaaggaggaaagggtcTGTCAGAGCTGAAATAACGCCTCTCCCAGAGCAAGTTTGGTCTCTGTCTTGAGGAGGGAGTCCAGAGATGCTGTCAGCTCACTTGGCTTGTCTTTTAGTCTTTTAAATTGAGTGGTATGAATAGTCTTCCAAATGCCTTTGGGTTTCCCTTTACCCCAAAATTGAGGGAATGCTCCTTTTCATTGTCAGCCACAGGAATTAAACAATAAGATCAAAATCTTGTAATCTCCTTGGGAATTCCTTTTAGTTGTATGGGATCTAACATGCTAGTTTTCTGCTAAATTGCTGGGCAAATGAGGGCAAAGGCTAATCATTCAGCTGGCTTCCCATGCAAATATTTCCAATGTCTAGTGGGGTGCCATTTGTTTGGGATCGCCGatagaacaaatatttaaatcatttttaGTACCTATGTACATGTTTAAATGTCATTAAACTGGGTCCTTATTGATCTTATGGTCTGTTTACAGAAATAATAGGAGGACCTGGATACCaaagtaaaatttattattCCCATATTTTTGGCCTTTCATAGTACCAAGTTACGGAAAAGACTGTCCTATCAAATAGAATCACACTAAGATCTCCAAACAGGTAATATTTAGTGTGTTGCTTTCAGTAAAAATAGCATGActgaagatttttcatttacagCAGTACTATTCCCACTGCCTCAGCATTTTGGGGAACACACTATAACCAACAACTACGTATTATCTGAAAACtgccatctttatttttcacccAAGAAATCTTTTAAAGCCAATGCATCTATACTGCAGGAAtgtgtaaggaaaaaaaaaaaacagatcttAATTTTAACAATCAGATGCAAATTTTAAATTTGCAACTGCATGTCCTCTGTCAGTAAGTGATCCCCTACCTCATCCACTACATGTTCCCCTTAGCCCCCCAAATGATTCCAGATGATCCCTAAAAtgccaaaaggaaaatacttgcCAATGTTTGGGTGTGCTTGTTCTCCAATGAAACAGTCTGGATTTGCAGATATGCAGACAGGGACTTCAGatacaaggagaaaaatgtttgtggGTGAAGTTCAGCCTACAATGCGGTTTGTTTTGCGTGCAGGAGGTTTCTTACAATATCAGTATCAGAAACTCAAATTGCTTACAacttcctctgcctttccaaCTTTGATGTTTATTCCCCTTAGACATAGTTTTAGTTGTGTACATCCCACATCTCATTGTGGCTGTCACTTGGAGACAAGAATGTTGGGTCTTTACTGTACCACTCACTATACTGCCTTCGCTGTGGGAACTGTCATTGCAACAAAAGGTCTGCAggataggaaaggaaaagtgcAGGCATTCTGTCCAGTTATGAAAAACGCTATGAATGAAAATTATGTCTGGCTTTatagaaagcattttctgttggACACCAATAGTGCCTTCAATAGTGAAAGGCATATCAAGTTATTTGCTtgggaaagctgctataagggAAGGTGTGTATTTGTTATGTTCAGTATCACTTCAGAGTTTAaccttaaaataagaaagaaatccGTGAAAACACGTTTGAAACTTTGTGACCTACTCTCAACATGCTTTAGATTTGTTGAAAGATTTGCAAACTTTTTGATGTTTCATCTACTTCCCAGATGCCATCATAGAAACAAATGTAGTATTATAATTTGCTATAAAAACTTCCTGCAGCTCTGTTAGCAAGTTTCCCATGACATGTTTAGAAAGAAGGTACAGTGTTTCCTTTGGCACCTGTGGGTAAAATGCTATGCATTCTTATAGCACTATAAATCCAGGGCAACTCagttcattttaatgaaattattttggacTTTGTGTGGAACTTGGCTATACCTTTATCTATAGTTGAGTATCTTCCCAAGAGGCAAATATAACAAAAGTTGTACATTCACTTTAGATTTCCTATAGGAAGAGGCTATTTTCAATATCAAGTATGTTGCTGCTGTTCAGATCACAGTGAATGCTGTAAAATCTGTTAGGTCCAGATTTGGGCAGGTTTTCAGATGTGTCCGTAACTTGCTTGAGTAAGCTGAAGCATGTGCAAGCACTGAATTCAGGgccttcagcctctcctctaCACCTCTTATGCCTCTCTGTTCACTAATCTGTTACAGGAGGTTCATGGTCAAGAACCATTTTGGAGTCTCATGGCACATTCCTATCACGAAACATTTACCACCACCTATTGAGCCAAACAAAGTCTCTGGTAGTAGCAAGGTTGGTGCTTGTGCCAGTTTCTCTGTACTGATGGTATAGATAGATGACTTTGGAGTTTGACACCAAAAACAGCACACCAAACACATCCATTACTCTTTCTTACAAAGCAAAAAAGCCACTTTGGGCTGGGAATCTACCTATTCACCCAGAGCAGCTTACACACAAATGGCCTCTGCATAACATCTtgttgccttctttcttttttactaaaTGAATAACAAACATAAAGAAAGGCAactagaaggggaaaaaataagttttaatgGAAAcacatttcatcttttctgcttGCTATAAAACATTAACATAGTAAACAAATTTATCTCTTTAATTCTTTAATAACATACAGTATTTTGAATTTTGTCATGGCTAAGGTATGGTTAAACCACATTGTGTTGTTGGTCGCATTCTAACCTCTATTGTCACAGTTCTTTGACAtcaaactacattttttaaaatgaaagttgtaTATAACCCACTTGTGTTCATAGACACCTTCATTAAAATGTCACCCTTTGGCGGGATACTTCAGTACATTAGTGGTAATGGTGTTTTCTGactaaaactgctttttcttggaACATAGTTCAAACTCCATACTTTTTTTGGTCAGACTCTGCTTTGTGTCATACAGTACCTTTCTGAATGCTGCACCCCCGCATGAGCAAAGCTCATGCTCTGAAATGTTATGTGCTGGACATCTAGTCCAATCATAGGACTCTCCACTGTGGTGTTGTAATAGCCGACATGGCTATTTGAAATAGGggtatgtgaaaaaaaaggaggaagtgTCACTTTGGTCCACTTTTCAGAGTGGTTGGTGTTACAATatataaccatttttttttcttttttaacacaGTGTAGTtcacaataatttaaaatactctATAGACATTAAAACGATATACAATAATATAACTTAATTGGATTCCTCAATTGTACTTAACAAATACTATTCTAATATATTTACAGTATATAGTACCATAAGACTGTGCATTACTGTGCTTCGGAGCTTTATCTGCTTCCTGTCAAGAATGTCATGAAAGTACAGTATATCACTATCATTCAACAACAATACCCACGAATCTAGGGGACTTTAGAGTATATGGAGTGAGTAGCATTTTTGGGGGGCCCTGTTGACTTCTGTGGACTTGCACTCATTCATGCCAAGGCTGAGTCTGAATTTCTAGCTGATATTTAGAAATCAATagcaaaatcaaaaaaaaaaaaaaagtgagctcTTCAGTTTTGGATTGCTCAGTGGGAGACTCATCGGAGGGGTCTGACTTTCAGAGGGTAAGTGCTTGGGCTCGGAAAGGCAGGTCCTCATGAGTGTTTGAACAAAAGTCCCCATCTGATTAGttacttttgaaaatacaggTCCAAAAATTACAGAGATAATCCTGGCTCATTCATATATCCAGcacaggagcagctggagcagtaGCTTCACCAGCCCCTTGCCCCAGAAACACTGTGTggtgtgggaggtgtcccacaTCAGGTTGGAAGGACTTACAGCTGTGCAACCCGTCAGTAAAAGTAATAAGATGAAACAAAAGCTAGAAATGCAGATGTGCAGacattaggatttttttaatccgAGTTTTCAGAAAATCAGGTAGGGACCCTTGCTAGAAGCAAATATTTATGTGATTAAGTGTGCTGTGTTATAAGTGGGCATATGGGATTCAAACCAAACCACTAGATTTTACAGTAGTAAAATGTCTGAGGATTCTTAAAAAATCTCTCATAGGGAAAAGGTGTGTAAATCAGAATTGAGTGCTTGTGTAAAACATTCATGTATTTCCCTGGGGGTACATTATTGCCAACCTTAGAATAACAACACAAACTGACCCAAATTTTACCTTTCTTACACTCATAAGCAGCCACAGCTCACAGATTGTAGCAACCTAGAGCTcagcttctgtatttttaataacttctcAGTCCATACTGAGCATAAGTTACTTAAAACTGTTGGTAATGTTAACTTTCAACCATTAAAGGCAAAATACAATGCTTGGAAAATGCTGCCAGTGCATTTGACAGCAACGCAAAACCTTTGATACTTGTTGAAGCAACTCTTTATATCCTAAAACTCCTTATGAGGAGCTGAGGACAGGTACTCCATGCCTTAAGCCTGAGTCTAAAAGGAGTCATTCTTATTCAGGAGGCAAGCAGGAAAAGTCTTTATCAAGCGTTTGTAACCACAGTTTCGCATCATCTTTTTGCAAAGTTCTGGTAATTACTTAAGGCCTACAGCAATTGAACTTTCTAATAGTGGAGTGACAACAGATCAGTAGCATTGAAGAACTTAGGAAGaaccaaacacaaaaatcatAAAGTCAGAGTTCCAATAAGTTTACATTTAGTACAGAATTAAGACATAGCTACCCGTTAGTGCTTAGAATTTTTTGAtactattaaaaacataaataattatttttaatgttcattCAAAGAGTTCCAGTGTCTCTGGCAGCTGACGTACTTTtgtgaactttattttttccaaactgaTAGTGGAGTATTTCCGCCATAGGTTTTGTTTGTCTCCCTACcagttgttttctctttacCTGCTTCGTTAGAAATTTAGGGATTTGCAGAAAGACTGTTGTGTTCTACTCAGCGAAGGTTTtacttccttgaaaaaaaagtctttattcGCACAGGGCtcagtggttttgttgttgtaaaataagaaaaagtgtctttttcctttgaatttcaTCAGAGCTGCATTGCAATAAGATTCTCTGATATGTATAACTTAAAACACTTAGTAGGAGAACTTTGCAACACCCAGATTGtagcttaggaaaaaaaaaaaaacagaaatagagaaTGTTTCATGTGGTTGTCAACATCACCTTAATCCTGTTGCCCTTGTTTCCAAAGCAGTTACCACAGCCAGCCAGCCAAAATGCGCCATCCTTAGAAGTGTAAATAGTGGTGAGGGAGTGGTTGTAATGGTGGtggttgttcatttttttttccccaaagaagaTTAGATGTGCAAAATGATGCTGTCGTCATTTGTTGTACTCCACTTTCTTCACTCATGGGgatttgttctgttcttttgcaCATGATGCCATTATTTGCAGGTGAACACCTCTGTCCTCTCGCTACATGTGTTGCACTTCACAAAGCAGCACCAGTGGAATTTGCAATTACATTGCCACACCTTGGTGTACTGGTGTGTGTTGTATCCTCTTCCACAGCACATCATGTCGCACCCATCTGCATTGGGAGAAGTACGGTTGCAGAGTCTTCCCTGGGTACCGACACTCCCTGTGGAAGCATCTTCCTCACAGTAGTTGGGTGACTTTTCAATGTACACTAAATCCGTTTCCATGGGTTTCTGGTAACTCTTGATCTGCTTGATCTTGAGGAAGGTTGGCTGCCTTAGTCTACTGGCTCGTACCACCTCCACTTGCACAGCAGcattgtatttctctttcaaaatatatcCAATCTCTCTGAATTTAGGAAGTGTTGTCCAGCAGGTCTTAGTTGTGCAGGAACCTGAAACTCCATGACACTTGCACTccaatttcattctttcttcaaGAACCTATGTGTACAGATATTTGCATATCGTTACTGAAGGAAAATAGTATTGCAGGCTTGCCTAAATCTCAATCTGTTTAGTTCATATGAATATTCATTACTACTGGTTGAAATTTATCAAAGGTGTGTTTATAAATCTTCTCACCTCCCAACAGAATGCTCAATAACACATTTTAGTTTACATGGTGCCTGGCCGGAAGTGCAGTACTTTGTCattttgttagaaaatatttgcattctgTTTCCAAATTCCTGACATATACTCAAATTTCAGAAGATAAACCTTTGGAGACAAATTAATTCATGGCAATCcagtagcttaaaaaaataaattcaaaccattgtcattttgaaaacagaagaaaaagaattttttttaagtattttaagatTCAGATTATTTAACCTTAATTGCCTTAAGTGTTGTTCAAAGAAGGTTTAAGAAACTTTCACCAGCTTTAATATCACAAACAATATGTACTGTGTGGCTGAATAGGCATTCATATTCTCTGCATAATTAAAAACTTTGCCCATACCAGCAGTGACAATACTAGCATACCTATTAACTATTTAACCCGCAGAGCATATCATCCCCTTTAGAAGCACCACTCTTTGCAATATCTAGCCCAAATATCAAGCAAATCTTGACGCATAAATACACTTTTTGCACAAGAGCAATGATTGTGCAGTGttagaggaaataaaatccaCTGAACACTGCACAGCTGTGAGACAAAGAGAGATGGGGGTATTTAATATTGCTATAGATATTGCTAGAGGACATTAATCTAGAGGAGGTTAATGCAGAATCAGATGGCCCCTAGAAGAGACCCAAACAGTGGTGGGTTCTTGGGCTTGCTCTTCACTCACAaactcctgtctctgctgcAGCCAAGCCACACTACAGCCAGCACATCCCTCCTTTCCCAGGCACGGATGTATGCCTGGGGGACAGCAAGTAGACGCCCTCCTGCCCCATGTGTGCAGTGGAGGAGAAACTGGCCTCATGGAAGCgcctctctgtttttctgcccTGGTGCTACCACTTAAGCCTGACCACAATTACACCCGCAGTCATCAATAGCTTATGAAAATCAAGGccaaagaacaaagcaaaatgatCTTTCCCTTCGCAGTGGGATGCTAACAAAGAAATACGAGCTACCAAGCTTGTCTTAAAGCATTACTGATGCTGCAGACCATCTCCTGTAGTGGTTTCATTGCAGATCCCAGAACATGACTGAAATGGGCAAAGGATAAAAGGGCCGAAATCTGAGTACAATAGCATAATGAAGTAGAAGGGAAGTAAAAATGCTTACTGCCTAAGAAACTGgccttaaaataaaagctgtacAGATCTGGTTATCCCTGCAAATAGAGGGCACCCTACTGAGTTGTTTGAGTTTCACTTAAATtgtatgtttcattttttcccaaatttctGGTGTTTCAATATTAAAGAGAATATTTGGGTTTGATTCACCCTTGCCAACACACAGTAGCAAGTACAAGGCAGCTAGGCATCCTATTCAGAAATACCTTAGACCTTCTGGAACCACAGGCTTTTCCCAGGTCAAGCTCAAGTTAgtctttcagaagaagaaaagatgatttCCAGGAAGGTTTGCTGTGTTAAGGAAGAAGCTCCTATAGCTGTAACTACTcggaaaagaaaatcagcaagGCTGCGGTGAGCAGCTTTTTATGGACACTGGAAAGACCACTGCTCTCCAACAAGTTTTATCACCTTCC comes from the Cuculus canorus isolate bCucCan1 chromosome 1, bCucCan1.pri, whole genome shotgun sequence genome and includes:
- the WNT7B gene encoding protein Wnt-7b isoform X4, whose protein sequence is MGINECQYQFRYGRWNCSALGEKTVFGQELRVGSREAAFTYAITAAGVAHAVTAACSQGNLSNCGCDREKQGYYNQEEGWKWGGCSADIRYGIEFSRRFVDAREIKKNARRLMNLHNNEAGRKVLEERMKLECKCHGVSGSCTTKTCWTTLPKFREIGYILKEKYNAAVQVEVVRASRLRQPTFLKIKQIKSYQKPMETDLVYIEKSPNYCEEDASTGSVGTQGRLCNRTSPNADGCDMMCCGRGYNTHQYTKVWQCNCKFHWCCFVKCNTCSERTEVFTCK